A window of Rhododendron vialii isolate Sample 1 chromosome 13a, ASM3025357v1 contains these coding sequences:
- the LOC131312636 gene encoding probable calcium-binding protein CML48, whose product MSYHSQSYAPSAPPAPDPNGSGYPYPPAPTNYYGHTSYGSLGHSDFPPGTHPEVIRSFQMVDRDRSGFIDELELQQALSSGYQRFSLDTIRLLMFLFKNPRESLRIGPKEFAALWSCLGQWRAIFERFDRDRSGKIDSMELRDALYSLGYAIPPSVLQVLISRYDDGSGRRVELNFDSFVECGMIVKGLTEKFKEKDPRYTGSATLTYDTFMSMIIPFLVA is encoded by the exons ATGTCTTACCACTCCCAATCCTACGCCCCCTCCGCACCACCGGCGCCCGATCCCAACGGATCGGGCTACCCGTACCCTCCTGCACCCACGAACTACTACGGTCATACCAGTTACGGGTCACTTGGGCACTCTGATTTCCCACCCGGGACCCACCCGGAAGTCATTCGGAGCTTCCAGATGGTGGACAGGGACCGGAGTGGGTTCATCGACGAGTTGGAGCTCCAGCAGGCTCTTTCCTCGGGTTACCAGCGGTTCAGCCTTGACACCATCCGGTTGCTCATGTTCTTGTTCAAGAATCCCCGCGAATCTCTAAGAATTG GGCCCAAAGAGTTTGCTGCATTGTGGAGTTGTCTTGGTCAATGGCGG GCCATTTTTGAGAGATTTGATAGAGATCGGAGTGGGAAAATTGATTCCATGGAACTAAGGGATGCTCTATACAGTCTCGGATATGCAATTCCACCCTCTGTTCTTCAAGTTCTGATTTCAAGATATGATGACGGGAGTGGCCGTAGAGTTGAGCTGAATTTTGATAGTTTCGTTGA GTGTGGGATGATTGTGAAG GGTTTGACTGAAAAATTCAAGGAGAAGGATCCCCGTTACACTGGTTCAGCAACGCTAACATATGACACGTTTATGTCCATGATCATCCCATTTCTTGTAGCGTAG